GGCCGCCGCTTCTTTACCGTGACGTAAGTGAATCTTGTGGCGCTGCGGATGCCCCGTTTCCCTTTCGCAGGGGCGCCGCGGGTTACGGTGCCATCCGCCTCCGGCGTCAGGACGTCGAGTCGACGCCGTATCGTCGTTCCGGTCAAGGGGAGACATCCGTACGACGCGACCGCGACAGCGAGGCCGCCGTACGCAACAGATCACAGACGAACGATGGGGTGGGGATCGCATGGCCGAGCACCGGCAGTCCAGGAAGCGCAGATACATCACGTGGGGCGTGGCCGGCGCGGCCGTCCTCGCGGGGGCCGGGGCAGCGGCGCAGACCTCGATGGCGGCCACCGTCTGGCCCGCCCAGAAGACGTACACCGGCCGGGCCTTCGACGCCTGCACGGCGCCCTCGGCGGCCGCGATGAAGGCCTGGAAGGCCGACGGCTACTACGGCGGCGCCGCCGTCTACATCGGCGGCAAGAACCGCGGGTGCGCGCAGCCCAACCTGACCGCGTCCTGGGTGAAGTCGGTCAACACGCTCGGCTGGAAGCTCATCCCGCTCTACGTCGGCGCGCAGCCGCCGTGCCAGACCGGCTCCAGCCCCGAGAAGATCACCGCCTCCACGGCCACCTCCCTCGGCGCCACGGACGCGGCGGACGCCGTCGCCAAGGCCTCCGCGCTCGGCATGAAGACCGGCAGTCCGGTCTACCTCGACATGGAGGCGTACGACATCACGAACAAGTCGTGCAACGACGCCGTGCTGGCGTACGTCCGCTCCTTCAGCAAGACGCTGCGCGCCAAGACGTACCGGGCCGGCTACTACGGATTCAGCAGCTCCAGCGCCAAGGCGATCGCCACCGCGACGAACAAGACGGACCTGCCGGGCAACCTCTGGTACGCGCTGTGGGACAAGAAGGACACCACGAC
The window above is part of the Streptomyces sp. NBC_00425 genome. Proteins encoded here:
- a CDS encoding glycoside hydrolase domain-containing protein, whose translation is MAEHRQSRKRRYITWGVAGAAVLAGAGAAAQTSMAATVWPAQKTYTGRAFDACTAPSAAAMKAWKADGYYGGAAVYIGGKNRGCAQPNLTASWVKSVNTLGWKLIPLYVGAQPPCQTGSSPEKITASTATSLGATDAADAVAKASALGMKTGSPVYLDMEAYDITNKSCNDAVLAYVRSFSKTLRAKTYRAGYYGFSSSSAKAIATATNKTDLPGNLWYALWDKKDTTTTDWPWGATQFTGHSRGHQYLVNSKETRGGYTITVDRDSWDAPVALVG